A genomic stretch from Oreochromis niloticus isolate F11D_XX linkage group LG11, O_niloticus_UMD_NMBU, whole genome shotgun sequence includes:
- the cobl gene encoding protein cordon-bleu isoform X8 produces MSASSKPPLGRRMKAHAPPPPPAPQPAPRHIFRTTTPDGGGTSSMEAKENILRATVDLQLTLPQGNQIYVTEDGSKALMDLLVELCSRYHLNPALHTLEVLSPEGQSLGFKPNALLGSLNVACVLIKEKVSEEKVARRPAPKVPEKTVRLMVNYHGNQKAVVRVNPLISLQALIPVICDKCEFDPTRVLLLKDSISQRELPLDKTLAELGIKDLYVHDQRLAFQPKMASAPALNYTDFVRSSTGSLDRPEKKGLLGIFQFSRRKSKDVSTVSGFSSGPNWSGTLGQSQSVASIPRLSPKAETKKRRAPPPPPAPAPRLEHTTVESYQMSLGSESQQRKRKAPAPPPTPTSITQGSDDTSASVARTPDSQAPDKPTPASRTKVAHSTTASAATVIKLTEKAASHKIAVDPVSNAMPTSSSPTPSSSTTDSLAVQDSSSELSQGLDDSDADLEQAESHYSYSSSSTTSGSVRVQPAAKNSSGRVEDSVSSAAGKITQDRMSENNSMSETESALNLKLEEAENNRHSGMGNSDRPAPPKPLRSPVQEPSQHVSPSTPPSTPPPTEPTESNSPQNLTEVKEAPQSWLHSVQNSAVSDQKPETEAPLAETLSLGSSSASSSLPDQGYAASEGMAEGEDSGMISSPSDTQPTSPDGSVSLDGSSGWKPAGPVRDSSSESDEGCATWGSVHRHKDISPQSQSVILENSFEDDPKLAAELHQTLADFEADLADHEDVISAKEAPYTISSDSNVVPVSVVDMDVPVTAIDEVLEDYDHNIIEHEVKAFTRKESAGSKEHGFCHKSRMEPENKNNNAYTEAVNNKRNRTNTKDLSQSEQHTKPAENKSVCDRKEKKIKEKKTKEMNLVNSNSVKGDKQISAVKSNDDVHENVRSAEILPDPVRCNAESFEKKKPDLPPASQKPVSTEKDEQTHRVFPTSHNKITRNVTSRFGMKTFTVIPPKPSVINTAKEQSGVPFTIGAIKIDDQGNMVKAGISRNNVSRSSESQINSDEGSPLLGKAKAFWSSNERQDTAVKLSKDKAEESKSKLKSASTSVKETTLKTSNTEYLKSTQSTVSKPPERIQPKEVVKEEIKEPIRNVKVPDKGCVEVGSKNSVPKNVQPPADKPTIPPSLLPDLSFLRPPRRTSSQYVASAIAKHPPKTLAKPSYIPNSPECSASLKTPTTDLQKSGRSMQVNPRQSSLASLLDNKENGSNSTVRYPGPQRSTSYPEYMSDQQKDFREANRGGFENGVVATKRSSDMLETKPAKNHTELSGSTKIKVTAKEQDNVKHIQIGGPSPAKSNALNTDIKPPTAPKTISQGQTNNSEETPSKSQPPETVSDSSVTPGSPAVTVFGPVKKFRPVIHKSVEKETSLHSSLMEAIQTGGGKDRLKKISTSAPSSLKKGPYVEEENERCALLAAIRAQNNTGRLKKVKSAAAHELEKFRKLASEEERSPSSPSSPENLTCTSALFTHPPPPPAPTIAPPPPAPVLPQGKTSSVPHSNANAPGNPALAREAMLEAIRSGSAAERLKKVAVPKKTVQVNGKLGTIQASSSTIPEQ; encoded by the exons TAAAGCACTGATGGATCTGCTGGTTGAGCTGTGTAGTCGCTACCACCTGAATCCAGCTCTGCACACTTTGGAggttctgtctcctgagggccAGTCTTTGGGCTTCAAGCCAAACGCACTGTTGGGCTCCCTTAACGTGGCCTGTGTGCTTATCAAGGAAAAAGTCTCGGAGGAGAAAGTGGCGCGCAGACCAGCACCCAAAGTGCCAGAG AAAACTGTGCGATTGATGGTGAACTACCATGGCAACCAGAAGGCCGTAGTACGGGTGAACCCCTTGATATCGCTCCAGGCTCTGATACCAGTCATCTGTGACAAGTGTGAGTTTGACCCTACACGTGTCCTGCTGCTGAAGGATAGCATCAGTCAACGCGAGTTACCGCTGGACAAAACTCTAGCAGAACTCGGGATCAAAGATCTCTACGTACATGACCAGAGGCTAG CTTTCCAGCCTAAAATGGCTTCTGCCCCTGCACTTAACTACACAG aCTTTGTTCGCTCCAGTACTGGCAGTTTGGACAGACCAGAAAAAAAAGGCCTCCTGGGTATTTTCCAGTTCAGCAGGAGGAAATCCAAG GACGTCTCCACAGTATCTGGGTTCTCCAGTGGACCTAATTGGTCCGGTACCTTGGGCCAGTCTCAGTCTGTCGCCAGTATCCCGAGGTTGTCTCCCAAGGCTGAGACCAAGAAGAGGAGAGCCCCACCACCGCCTCCTGCCCCTGCACCCAGATTGGAGCACACTACAGTTGAAAGCTATCAG ATGAGCCTTGGTTCAGAAAGCCagcagaggaaaagaaaggctccagctcctcctcccaCTCCAACATCCATCACGCAAGGCTCTGATGACACTTCAGCCTCTGTGGCTCGAACTCCTGACAGTCAAGCTCCTGATAAACCTACGCCGGCATCCCGCACCAAGGTGGCACATTCGACCACAGCCTCAGCTGCCACTGTGATAAAACTAACAGAAAAAGCAGCTTCGCACAAAATAGCAGTAGATCCTGTGTCCAATGCCATGCCAACCTCCAGCTCCCCAACCCCGAGCAGCAGCACTACTGACAGCCTTGCCGTGCAGGATTCCAGCTCTGAACTAAGCCAGGGTCTTGATGATTCAGATGCTGACCTAGAGCAAGCTGAATCCCATTACAGCTACAGTAGCAGTAGCACAACAAGTGGGTCCGTGCGGGTCCAACCCGCTGCGAAAAACTCCAGCGGCAGAGTGGAAGATTCAGTCAGCAGCGCGGCCGGCAAAATAACTCAAGACAGGATGTCAGAGAATAACTCCATGTCGGAGACTGAGTCAGCCCTGAACCTGAAGCTGGAAGAGGCTGAGAACAATAGGCACAGCGGAATGG GAAACAGTGATCGTCCGGCGCCACCCAAACCTCTCCGTTCTCCCGTGCAGGAGCCATCACAGCATGTATCACCCTCTACTCCTCCCTCAACACCCCCTCCCACTGAGCCTACAGAGAGCAACTCCCCGCAGAATCTCACGGAGGTGAAGGAGGCTCCCCAGT CTTGGCTCCATTCTGTTCAGAACTCTGCAGTCAGTGACCAGAAACCAGAAACTGAAGCACCTCTGGCCGAGACTCTGTCTTTGGGCAGCAGCAGTGCCAGCAGCAGCCTGCCAGACCAGGGTTACGCTGCCTCTGAAGGTATGGCAGAGGGCGAGGACTCGGGCATGATCAGTTCTCCCTCCGACACCCAACCCACTTCCCCCGATGGGAGTGTGTCTCTGGATGGAAGTAGTGGGTGGAAGCCGGCGGGGCCAGTGCGAGATAGTTCCAGTGAGAGCGATGAGGGATGTGCCACCTGGGGATCAGTACACAG GCACAAAGACATCAGCCCTCAGTCGCAGTCAGTGATACTGGAAAACAGCTTTGAAGATGATCCAAAGCTCGCAGCCGAGCTCCATCAGACTCTGGCTGATTTTGAAGCAGACCTTGCAG ACCATGAAGATGTAATCTCAGCAAAAGAGGCTCCTTATACCATTTCTAGTGACAGTAATGTGGTGCCAGTGTCTGTAGTGGACATGGATGTGCCAGTTACAGCCATAGATGAAGTACTGGAGGACTATGATCATAATATTATTGAACATGAGGTGAAGGCATTTACCAGGAAGGAGTCAGCTGGCAGCAAAG AACATGGCTTTTGTCACAAGTCCAGAATGGAGCCcgagaacaaaaacaacaatgctTATACAGAAGCCGTCAATAATAAAAGAAACCGTACAAATACTAAGGACCTGTCTCAATCTGAGCAGCACACTAAACCAGCGGAGAACAAgtctgtgtgtgacagaaaggaaaaaaagataaaggagaaaaaaactaaagagATGAATCTCGTCAATAGCAACAGCGTGAAAGGAGATAAGCAAATATCGGCTGTTAAATCTAATGATGACGTGCACGAAAACGTGAGGAGCGCTGAGATACTGCCTGACCCTGTGAGATGTAATGCTGAATCTTTTGAGAAGAAGAAACCTGATCTTCCACCAGCAAGTCAGAAACCAGTATCTACGGAAAAAGATGAACAGACACATAGGGTTTTCCCGACTTCACATAATAAAATTACTCGCAACGTCACATCACGATTTGGCATGAAAACCTTCACTGTGATTCCTCCCAAGCCCTCTGTTATAAACACTGCTAAAGAACAGTCAGGTGTTCCATTTACCATTGGTGCCATTAAGATCGACGATCAGGGAAACATGGTGAAAGCGGGTATCTCCAGGAATAATGTCAGTAGGTCTTCAGAGTCACAGATCAATTCTGATGAGGGTTCTCCTCTTCTTGGGAAGGCCAAAGCTTTTTGGAGCTCAAATGAAAGACAGGATACTGCAGTGAAGCTGAGCAAAGATAAAGCTGAGGAGAGCAAAAGCAAACTGAAAAGTGCTTCTACATCAGTCAAAGAAACGACACTGAAGACCAGTAACACAGAGTACCTGAAATCAACACAGAGTACAGTTTCTAAACCTCCAGAGAGAATCCAACCTAAAGAGGtggtgaaagaagaaattaAAGAACCTATAAGGAATGTCAAAGTTCCAGACAAAGGTTGTGTTGAGGTGGGGAGCAAAAATTCAGTACCCAAAAATGTTCAGCCCCCAGCCGACAAACCTACCATTCCTCCTTCACTACTTCCAGACTTGTCCTTCCTCAGACCACCCAGGCGAACCTCAAGCCAATATGTAGCGTCTGCCATCGCTAAACACCCCCCAAAGACCTTAGCGAAACCCAGCTATATCCCTAACAGCCCTGAATGCTCTGCTTCCCTGAAGACACCGACTACTGACCTCCAGAAATCAGGTCGATCGATGCAAGTGAATCCGCGCCAATCTTCCCTGGCATCTTTGTTAGATAATAAGGAGAATGGCTCTAATTCTACAGTCAGGTATCCTGGTCCTCAAAGATCTACAAGCTACCCAGAGTATATGTCAGATCAACAGAAAGATTTTAGAGAAGCAAACAGGGGTGGATTTGAAAATGGTGTTGTAGCCACCAAAAGAAGTTCTGATATGTTGGAAACCAAACCAGCCAAGAATCACACTGAGTTAAGTGGATCCACCaaaataaaagtcactgccaaggAACAAGATAATGTCAAACATATTCAGATTGGAGGTCCCAGCCCAGCAAAAAGCAATGCCCTAAACACAGATATCAAACCACCAACAGCCCCAAAGACCATATCTCAAGGACAGACAAAC AACTCAGAGGAGACACCTTCAAAATCTCAACCGCCTGAAACGGTGTCAGACAGTAGTGTGACCCCAGGATCTCCAGCTGTGACGGTGTTTGGGCCAGTTAAAAAGTTCAGACCAGTGATCCATAAATCTGTTGAGAAAGAGACGTCTCTGCACAGCAGTCTGATGGAGGCAATCCAGACAGGTGGAGGCAAAGACAGGCTGAAGAAA ATATCAACTTCTGCCCCCAGCTCCTTAAAGAAAGGGCCTTATGTTGAAGAGGAGAATGAGAGGTGTGCTCTTTTGGCTGCCATTAGAGCCCAGAATAACACCGGCAGGCTGAAGAAG GTCAAATCTGCAGCTGCCCATGAGCTTGAGAAATTCAGAAAGTTGGCATCTGAAGAAGAGAGAAGTCCAAGCTCTCCCTCTTCCCCCGAGAATTTGACCTGCACCTCTGCTCTCTTTACAcacccaccacctccaccagcACCGACGATTGCACCGCCACCTCCTGCCCCTGTCTTGCCCCAGGGTAAAACTAGCTCTGTGCCACATTCGAATGCGAACGCCCCCGGGAACCCTGCTCTAGCCAGGGAGGCTATGCTGGAGGCCATTCGCTCTGGATCTGCTGCTGAGAGGCTCAAAAAg GTCGCAGTTCCCAAGAAGACGGTTCAAGTGAACGGCAAACTGGGAACGATCCAAGCGAGCTCATCAACAATCCCTGAGCAGTAA
- the cobl gene encoding protein cordon-bleu isoform X7: MSASSKPPLGRRMKAHAPPPPPAPQPAPRHIFRTTTPDGGGTSSMEAKENILRATVDLQLTLPQGNQIYVTEDGSKALMDLLVELCSRYHLNPALHTLEVLSPEGQSLGFKPNALLGSLNVACVLIKEKVSEEKVARRPAPKVPEKTVRLMVNYHGNQKAVVRVNPLISLQALIPVICDKCEFDPTRVLLLKDSISQRELPLDKTLAELGIKDLYVHDQRLDFVRSSTGSLDRPEKKGLLGIFQFSRRKSKTETTSVDMDDFDDKIIQNTDTQSCDVSTVSGFSSGPNWSGTLGQSQSVASIPRLSPKAETKKRRAPPPPPAPAPRLEHTTVESYQMSLGSESQQRKRKAPAPPPTPTSITQGSDDTSASVARTPDSQAPDKPTPASRTKVAHSTTASAATVIKLTEKAASHKIAVDPVSNAMPTSSSPTPSSSTTDSLAVQDSSSELSQGLDDSDADLEQAESHYSYSSSSTTSGSVRVQPAAKNSSGRVEDSVSSAAGKITQDRMSENNSMSETESALNLKLEEAENNRHSGMGNSDRPAPPKPLRSPVQEPSQHVSPSTPPSTPPPTEPTESNSPQNLTEVKEAPQSWLHSVQNSAVSDQKPETEAPLAETLSLGSSSASSSLPDQGYAASEGMAEGEDSGMISSPSDTQPTSPDGSVSLDGSSGWKPAGPVRDSSSESDEGCATWGSVHRHKDISPQSQSVILENSFEDDPKLAAELHQTLADFEADLADHEDVISAKEAPYTISSDSNVVPVSVVDMDVPVTAIDEVLEDYDHNIIEHEVKAFTRKESAGSKEHGFCHKSRMEPENKNNNAYTEAVNNKRNRTNTKDLSQSEQHTKPAENKSVCDRKEKKIKEKKTKEMNLVNSNSVKGDKQISAVKSNDDVHENVRSAEILPDPVRCNAESFEKKKPDLPPASQKPVSTEKDEQTHRVFPTSHNKITRNVTSRFGMKTFTVIPPKPSVINTAKEQSGVPFTIGAIKIDDQGNMVKAGISRNNVSRSSESQINSDEGSPLLGKAKAFWSSNERQDTAVKLSKDKAEESKSKLKSASTSVKETTLKTSNTEYLKSTQSTVSKPPERIQPKEVVKEEIKEPIRNVKVPDKGCVEVGSKNSVPKNVQPPADKPTIPPSLLPDLSFLRPPRRTSSQYVASAIAKHPPKTLAKPSYIPNSPECSASLKTPTTDLQKSGRSMQVNPRQSSLASLLDNKENGSNSTVRYPGPQRSTSYPEYMSDQQKDFREANRGGFENGVVATKRSSDMLETKPAKNHTELSGSTKIKVTAKEQDNVKHIQIGGPSPAKSNALNTDIKPPTAPKTISQGQTNNSEETPSKSQPPETVSDSSVTPGSPAVTVFGPVKKFRPVIHKSVEKETSLHSSLMEAIQTGGGKDRLKKISTSAPSSLKKGPYVEEENERCALLAAIRAQNNTGRLKKVKSAAAHELEKFRKLASEEERSPSSPSSPENLTCTSALFTHPPPPPAPTIAPPPPAPVLPQGKTSSVPHSNANAPGNPALAREAMLEAIRSGSAAERLKKVAVPKKTVQVNGKLGTIQASSSTIPEQ, encoded by the exons TAAAGCACTGATGGATCTGCTGGTTGAGCTGTGTAGTCGCTACCACCTGAATCCAGCTCTGCACACTTTGGAggttctgtctcctgagggccAGTCTTTGGGCTTCAAGCCAAACGCACTGTTGGGCTCCCTTAACGTGGCCTGTGTGCTTATCAAGGAAAAAGTCTCGGAGGAGAAAGTGGCGCGCAGACCAGCACCCAAAGTGCCAGAG AAAACTGTGCGATTGATGGTGAACTACCATGGCAACCAGAAGGCCGTAGTACGGGTGAACCCCTTGATATCGCTCCAGGCTCTGATACCAGTCATCTGTGACAAGTGTGAGTTTGACCCTACACGTGTCCTGCTGCTGAAGGATAGCATCAGTCAACGCGAGTTACCGCTGGACAAAACTCTAGCAGAACTCGGGATCAAAGATCTCTACGTACATGACCAGAGGCTAG aCTTTGTTCGCTCCAGTACTGGCAGTTTGGACAGACCAGAAAAAAAAGGCCTCCTGGGTATTTTCCAGTTCAGCAGGAGGAAATCCAAG ACAGAGACAACATCTGTGGACATGGATGACTTTGATGATAAAATAATCCAAAACACTGACACACAATCCTGT GACGTCTCCACAGTATCTGGGTTCTCCAGTGGACCTAATTGGTCCGGTACCTTGGGCCAGTCTCAGTCTGTCGCCAGTATCCCGAGGTTGTCTCCCAAGGCTGAGACCAAGAAGAGGAGAGCCCCACCACCGCCTCCTGCCCCTGCACCCAGATTGGAGCACACTACAGTTGAAAGCTATCAG ATGAGCCTTGGTTCAGAAAGCCagcagaggaaaagaaaggctccagctcctcctcccaCTCCAACATCCATCACGCAAGGCTCTGATGACACTTCAGCCTCTGTGGCTCGAACTCCTGACAGTCAAGCTCCTGATAAACCTACGCCGGCATCCCGCACCAAGGTGGCACATTCGACCACAGCCTCAGCTGCCACTGTGATAAAACTAACAGAAAAAGCAGCTTCGCACAAAATAGCAGTAGATCCTGTGTCCAATGCCATGCCAACCTCCAGCTCCCCAACCCCGAGCAGCAGCACTACTGACAGCCTTGCCGTGCAGGATTCCAGCTCTGAACTAAGCCAGGGTCTTGATGATTCAGATGCTGACCTAGAGCAAGCTGAATCCCATTACAGCTACAGTAGCAGTAGCACAACAAGTGGGTCCGTGCGGGTCCAACCCGCTGCGAAAAACTCCAGCGGCAGAGTGGAAGATTCAGTCAGCAGCGCGGCCGGCAAAATAACTCAAGACAGGATGTCAGAGAATAACTCCATGTCGGAGACTGAGTCAGCCCTGAACCTGAAGCTGGAAGAGGCTGAGAACAATAGGCACAGCGGAATGG GAAACAGTGATCGTCCGGCGCCACCCAAACCTCTCCGTTCTCCCGTGCAGGAGCCATCACAGCATGTATCACCCTCTACTCCTCCCTCAACACCCCCTCCCACTGAGCCTACAGAGAGCAACTCCCCGCAGAATCTCACGGAGGTGAAGGAGGCTCCCCAGT CTTGGCTCCATTCTGTTCAGAACTCTGCAGTCAGTGACCAGAAACCAGAAACTGAAGCACCTCTGGCCGAGACTCTGTCTTTGGGCAGCAGCAGTGCCAGCAGCAGCCTGCCAGACCAGGGTTACGCTGCCTCTGAAGGTATGGCAGAGGGCGAGGACTCGGGCATGATCAGTTCTCCCTCCGACACCCAACCCACTTCCCCCGATGGGAGTGTGTCTCTGGATGGAAGTAGTGGGTGGAAGCCGGCGGGGCCAGTGCGAGATAGTTCCAGTGAGAGCGATGAGGGATGTGCCACCTGGGGATCAGTACACAG GCACAAAGACATCAGCCCTCAGTCGCAGTCAGTGATACTGGAAAACAGCTTTGAAGATGATCCAAAGCTCGCAGCCGAGCTCCATCAGACTCTGGCTGATTTTGAAGCAGACCTTGCAG ACCATGAAGATGTAATCTCAGCAAAAGAGGCTCCTTATACCATTTCTAGTGACAGTAATGTGGTGCCAGTGTCTGTAGTGGACATGGATGTGCCAGTTACAGCCATAGATGAAGTACTGGAGGACTATGATCATAATATTATTGAACATGAGGTGAAGGCATTTACCAGGAAGGAGTCAGCTGGCAGCAAAG AACATGGCTTTTGTCACAAGTCCAGAATGGAGCCcgagaacaaaaacaacaatgctTATACAGAAGCCGTCAATAATAAAAGAAACCGTACAAATACTAAGGACCTGTCTCAATCTGAGCAGCACACTAAACCAGCGGAGAACAAgtctgtgtgtgacagaaaggaaaaaaagataaaggagaaaaaaactaaagagATGAATCTCGTCAATAGCAACAGCGTGAAAGGAGATAAGCAAATATCGGCTGTTAAATCTAATGATGACGTGCACGAAAACGTGAGGAGCGCTGAGATACTGCCTGACCCTGTGAGATGTAATGCTGAATCTTTTGAGAAGAAGAAACCTGATCTTCCACCAGCAAGTCAGAAACCAGTATCTACGGAAAAAGATGAACAGACACATAGGGTTTTCCCGACTTCACATAATAAAATTACTCGCAACGTCACATCACGATTTGGCATGAAAACCTTCACTGTGATTCCTCCCAAGCCCTCTGTTATAAACACTGCTAAAGAACAGTCAGGTGTTCCATTTACCATTGGTGCCATTAAGATCGACGATCAGGGAAACATGGTGAAAGCGGGTATCTCCAGGAATAATGTCAGTAGGTCTTCAGAGTCACAGATCAATTCTGATGAGGGTTCTCCTCTTCTTGGGAAGGCCAAAGCTTTTTGGAGCTCAAATGAAAGACAGGATACTGCAGTGAAGCTGAGCAAAGATAAAGCTGAGGAGAGCAAAAGCAAACTGAAAAGTGCTTCTACATCAGTCAAAGAAACGACACTGAAGACCAGTAACACAGAGTACCTGAAATCAACACAGAGTACAGTTTCTAAACCTCCAGAGAGAATCCAACCTAAAGAGGtggtgaaagaagaaattaAAGAACCTATAAGGAATGTCAAAGTTCCAGACAAAGGTTGTGTTGAGGTGGGGAGCAAAAATTCAGTACCCAAAAATGTTCAGCCCCCAGCCGACAAACCTACCATTCCTCCTTCACTACTTCCAGACTTGTCCTTCCTCAGACCACCCAGGCGAACCTCAAGCCAATATGTAGCGTCTGCCATCGCTAAACACCCCCCAAAGACCTTAGCGAAACCCAGCTATATCCCTAACAGCCCTGAATGCTCTGCTTCCCTGAAGACACCGACTACTGACCTCCAGAAATCAGGTCGATCGATGCAAGTGAATCCGCGCCAATCTTCCCTGGCATCTTTGTTAGATAATAAGGAGAATGGCTCTAATTCTACAGTCAGGTATCCTGGTCCTCAAAGATCTACAAGCTACCCAGAGTATATGTCAGATCAACAGAAAGATTTTAGAGAAGCAAACAGGGGTGGATTTGAAAATGGTGTTGTAGCCACCAAAAGAAGTTCTGATATGTTGGAAACCAAACCAGCCAAGAATCACACTGAGTTAAGTGGATCCACCaaaataaaagtcactgccaaggAACAAGATAATGTCAAACATATTCAGATTGGAGGTCCCAGCCCAGCAAAAAGCAATGCCCTAAACACAGATATCAAACCACCAACAGCCCCAAAGACCATATCTCAAGGACAGACAAAC AACTCAGAGGAGACACCTTCAAAATCTCAACCGCCTGAAACGGTGTCAGACAGTAGTGTGACCCCAGGATCTCCAGCTGTGACGGTGTTTGGGCCAGTTAAAAAGTTCAGACCAGTGATCCATAAATCTGTTGAGAAAGAGACGTCTCTGCACAGCAGTCTGATGGAGGCAATCCAGACAGGTGGAGGCAAAGACAGGCTGAAGAAA ATATCAACTTCTGCCCCCAGCTCCTTAAAGAAAGGGCCTTATGTTGAAGAGGAGAATGAGAGGTGTGCTCTTTTGGCTGCCATTAGAGCCCAGAATAACACCGGCAGGCTGAAGAAG GTCAAATCTGCAGCTGCCCATGAGCTTGAGAAATTCAGAAAGTTGGCATCTGAAGAAGAGAGAAGTCCAAGCTCTCCCTCTTCCCCCGAGAATTTGACCTGCACCTCTGCTCTCTTTACAcacccaccacctccaccagcACCGACGATTGCACCGCCACCTCCTGCCCCTGTCTTGCCCCAGGGTAAAACTAGCTCTGTGCCACATTCGAATGCGAACGCCCCCGGGAACCCTGCTCTAGCCAGGGAGGCTATGCTGGAGGCCATTCGCTCTGGATCTGCTGCTGAGAGGCTCAAAAAg GTCGCAGTTCCCAAGAAGACGGTTCAAGTGAACGGCAAACTGGGAACGATCCAAGCGAGCTCATCAACAATCCCTGAGCAGTAA